The segment AAGATGAGCTAGAATATGATGATGAAAGTTACTCATTTAGATAACTTTTTACTAGTTTACTAACAGTAAATTAGTCCTACTCTACTGTTTTTCCTATGAAATTATAGCTATTTAGTTAATATGTTTCATTACTTGATAGCATCCTGACCTCCaatttttttgctattaattATTGTGaaagaagaataatttctagaaatatttctagaaattccttttttctaaataaaacttttctaGGCTTTTAAGTAGCACTCCGGATATAATCTGGTTAAGAGAGCAAGTTTCTATGCATTTGTGTGGAGAATAATCCTTTCCCAATATGTATTTGTGTAACTAAAACAAGCTTTTCTTCAGACCTTATTGAAGAACCCTGCCAATCATTACTAGAAATGAGATAAGCAAGATGGGTGCATCTACTTGATGAATGCCACTGGGAGAGGATGCCAGTAGTTCACTGATTTGTGATTAGAGTTACTCAGCAATTCATAATAGAAGAGGCAACTTGGAGGATTTTACTTAGATTTTCTTCATAATCACCTGGTATTCCCTGAACATAATCTTCATAATCTTTACAGCATACTTTCCTGTGAATTCATGTATCTATGACATGATATTTTAAGACTTAGGATTCTAACTACTTCTCATAACTATATCTTATTCACAGTTTGtatgaaatagaagaaaaaatattttatatatcacCCTCTGATTAATCTTTACTGCAGTGTTTGTCAAAAAATCTTGCATTTTACAgatgatttttttggtttacaACAAAGGGAAATATTGTCTATAAGcatggcacacacacaccaatTCTGCAACATGAGGTGGTGTTTATACTGTAAGTGGGTCAGGATGCTCAGACAATGGCAAAGGGGATATTTGCACTTTTCtggtaatttttattattattacagaaataaaaatttataattCTGAAGAAAAGTATGGCTGTTCGTTGTAAATAAATCCTTTAGCCATCCTATATATGCTGTTACTCACTACATTTCATTAAATCTCAGAGTTTCTCTAGGTTTCCAGTAAGGAGCTGCTCTAAAAACAATAAGGGTATATATACACATAGATTTACTGTTTACAAGGAATTGTGTAAAAATACCAGCTTTCCATGGCTCAATGCCTCCATAGAATTTTCAGTATTACATAAGCCTGAAGACCTAAGGATAGTTCAATCTGTAAGATTAAAGATGTTTTATGGAGAGGTTTATTGCttccaattttaattttaacctTCTAGCTTCAGTAAGAGAGAGGAATTAAAGGTAATGTGACTTCACAAAAGCTGAAACAAGTACCTATGTTTAGCAAAAGCTATAAAACAACATTTGACAGGAAGGTACTTCAGAAAGACACACGTTATCTTTCACTTTGAAATCTaataaaacagaagaggaaaaaaaatagtgaaaaatcCGTTTGAAAGATGATACTGCTATCCTGGTTTTCTAAACTTATTTAAATCAACAATATGCTTTATTCTCGTTGCTAGTGGCTTATAACACAACTGTGAGGATAAGCTTTGACACACTTCCTCACATTTCAAAGGCTTATTCTTAGAAATGCCTGAGCAATCTGAGACTAGAATGataatgtgtgttttctttatGGGCTCACAAGTTACGAAATTATATTATTACGAAAGGACCAGATGACCTTGGAGGGGCAACAATTGATTGAAACCATGGTGCCATAGTCAGGACTTAGGTTACTTCAGCCCTTTTGCCATGCCCTGGTTTCCTGGAGGCAATGGGGCCCATGTgacaaagcagggaaaaagaaTCTTTGGTCAGAGACTTGCCAGACTCCTGAAGAGGGCTTTAACTTAGATTTTTTGAGAAAGGGTGTCTGTCCATCCCAATCCAGCCAGTCAAATATCAACACCTTTAATGGATGCCCAGAAGAGCATCAACATCtcctgtaaaagaaaatcacattCAGTATTTTTAGAAGTGTTATGTTTGAAAATAGTACTCAAGGAGACACACATTTAGGACCCTGTATTCCTTTACAGTGTCTACAACTAGAAATCCCTGCTAAGAGTCTAAAAGAagaccaagaaaataaaagcacaaggAAATAATTCTAGTCTTGCTTCTAAAGAAACTTCATGGAAAACTGGTAGAACCAAAGaaggcagtaaaaaaaaattacagagaatACAATAGCACACAAaggaaattctgtttttctgaattattttatccCTTCTGTTAATCTAAGTTCCTTacactttttcctgaaataaaggcatccaattattttttaatcttttctagTCCTTTTTACCCATCATCaccatttcccagctctgactCCCATTGTCACAAACTCTGGTCTCCTGGAAAACACAAATCTTTCTAATTATTCCTCAAGACTAACAGATACTTTTGTAAATACCACACTAGCAAGTGCAGCCttctgttttaataatttctctttcatctttCCACTTTGTGTTTTTGGAGGATACCTACTCCACATTACAATCAGACTGCAAGACATGTGACCCAGCAGAAGAATGATTTTACCTGGTCTCCTGAACAACAAgaagctctgctctgtgacctGGCCCATTCCTGGGATTTCCTGAATTTTCAAGAAGCCTGTCCCCATGCACTGGGCTTCTCTGGACAGCCTCTGGCACAAGATGCGGTTGCAAGATTTTTTACCTATTTGTTCCACCATTTCAGAGAGTATCACAAATGGCACCCCTGTAAACCTAACATCAGTGAGTCTTAAAAGCTCATTTCTTCAAGGAAAGCACTGTTCACAGAACTGACAAAACACAATTTTCCCTACATTTTAAACATTCATTCAttaaaaagcacacacacaaaacacatcCAGTTcaccataattttatttaactcTATTTTGGACATTGTACTGCATCCTGTCCAGACCTCTGGAAAGTGAGAaaatttctattcttttttctcttgaacAAATTTTCATGGGGATATAAATACTTAGTCTAATTATGCAGcccatttattttgtttaagtAATTTCAACCATACGTGAATTCATATTAATAAGAACGATAATGGCATGTGCTACAGGGTTTCAAGATTTTTTAACTCTGTGTGGGAAGTTGCTCACAAAATGAGTGTGGAGCCATCAGAAAATATGTCTCATTTTTACGTTTATTTTTACTGGCTTACTGCTACTACTGAGCATTTAATAATAGattccagaaaacattttatgtaTGAAGTATAATGTCATTCTGAACTGATACTATAGCAGCAATGATGGTGACGAAGAATTAGCAAACCTAAGCACTGCTGTAATTACATATTCTCATAAGTGGAAGAGCTGTTACCTAAATCTTACCTTCTTCCAAAACTACTTTCTTTTTGTCAGGTcactggaaaaatgggaaacagtatttttctgatAACTCTTTCTGCAAGCTTCAATTGTGTCTCCACTGTGTACATTTTAGGTTTCAATTCTCCACTCACTGATGTGCATTAAAGCATTTACTTGCAGAATCTAATAGCATTcaaacagtttttattttatgttatacAAATCACACTGTCATTTTTCAGAGAACTGTTCTGTTCATAGGCTTGGCAagaaggctttttctttttaatttatgatGATGAGCACAGAGGAGCAAGAAATTAGCAGACAGACCTTGAAAACATAGGGAGTCAGTCACACATAAAGTTAAGTACTTGCATGAACCACATGTATGTTCAGACCTGTACTGGTTACCAACTTTTTGATGAAAGTCTATTCAATCTAGACTTACAATACACACAGGAAACTCCACTATAACTGGTACTTTACTTCACTAAGTTTTATAATCCTTGCTTTTCCTTATAAATGGAAGTTCTTATTGAGTTTGAATGCTTAATACTCAGTACTTTTGCAATCAGCTAAATATTACCTACACACAATTAGTATTTGCACATAACCCTTTCCATATACACTCACACTTACAGAATAATAACATCTAAAACTCTAGTTTTAGAGTACTGGCTAAAGTTTTAGCGCTGGTTAGTTATATAAAGTGCTCTtggctgtcacagacatattttatgaaaaatccttttgccaggattttttctcctgagaagcctcagaggaaaagaaaaacaacgattatctgctgctgcagaatgcaacaggtgcatctttgattggtctcatgtggctgtttttaattaatggccaatcacagcccagctgtctcagattctctggtcagtcacaagattttattatcattccattcctttccttcctttcaagccttctgatgaaggctttctttcttctattcctttagtatagttttaatatatcattttattctattcttttagtatagttttaatatatcattttgttttaatataatatatatcataaaataataaatcagccttctgaaacgtggagtcaatattttcatctcttccctcatcctgggacccctgcgaacaccaccacacttgGCTTTCTCACACAAAGCAGTAACAGTTCAGTTATCTTTACTTTCAATACGttatagaagaaaataattctacCATTTGAAATACAGCATAATATTACAAATGCATAATGTTTTTATCCCCATTCATATGAAATCCCCAGGTTGTCTGTATCTACTTACCAAGCCACTTGTCAATTGCATTCTCATACTTTTTTGGGTCCTTTAACCAGTCTTGATGCCACCTAAGGTTTGCAATAACACTTGAGTAATTTTGACCCAAACTTTGTTTCCAACTGATAAACTGTTGTTTGTTATACTCGTGAACAGAAGAAGAAACCTTTGGATAGTTTACTATAGAGCGAAGTATTTTGTCCAAAGAATGTACAGTTACTGGGAATTTTATGGCAAGGTTTGTAAGCTCATCTGGATCAGCAGTAAGGTCTGCAACAAACAAAAGTCAGTTAAGATTCAATTTGCACTAAAGTAAATTAATGAGTCAGTCAAGATATAAAAGCAGCATACCAAAGAGTTGGGGAAGTACTGAAGAGCCATCTGAGTACGTGATGTATTTCCACTTGCCAGTTCTCAGCATATATACAGAGGAATTCACATTGCACCCATGGAACTCACTCAGCACCCATGAGGGCCGAGCTCCTCTGGGTGACTCTTCGCTTTCAGCCTTTTCACGTAGCAGCGGTATAAGAGAATATCCACTGAGATTCTGTGGGACAGGAATTCTTGCTATATCTAAGGtaagaaacacaaaaccaaaatgctactgcagttttcagttttaaaaaagtCTAACACAATGCAACCAGTGTCTGAATGTTGATAATAAAATGTGCTCTCCTAATTATTATCCcaaaatacataataaaaaatacctTAAGGAACTTCCCAAGGCAAGCTGCCCCGGATCTTGATCAAATATATCACCTATGTATAACTTAACCTTTAACAGAAGTTTGTGGAAAGGGATCACAATAGTCTCCTCTGATGGTTGGTGTTATTTTATTCCTTAATCACAGTTGcaaacatttctcttttgctcTGACTATatcaggcagaagaaaaagaataacaCAGCATGAAAGGACCCTAAAAGCTCCACATCCAACATGTTGTAGCTGTTTATTTCTTGAACAATAATGGTGCTAAGCTCATCTGTAGCATTCTTCACTAGTGAATAATGAAATGCTTCATGAAAGGTGGCCTTTATTATCACCTGTAACTGGTGGGGACACTTGTTTCTCTGGCAGGACTGGAGATAAAGATGATATTTGAAGTGCAGGTACGGAAAACACTGGATGACTCCATAGCCTACTAGACGGCCAATAGGAGATGCTGTAATATCCATAAGTTCTGCAGCATTAACTTATACCACAAGTTTCTCTAGCTCCCAAAGATCAGGTTAAAAGACTGCAAAGGTTTTTCAGAAACATTCTGAAAAACATAGCTGACAATCCCAAGCATGTCCTAAAAACCATGTATGACAGTACTGCTATTTTTAATCACCCCACTATACATTGTTTTTAgtaattcaaaattcaaaacTTTCCATTTCACAGAGCACCATGGTAGTATTTAGTCTGTTCTGTGTTGAGTGGTGATACTCTGTGCATATAAATTGCTCATAGGTGACTCTTTCCTTCATCAGCACACGTCTTCCTTtctgccctctgcccagccAGCATCTGACAAAGTACTAGGAAGACCCACAACATGTAAAGCCAGCAAGCAGCTCTTGATCATGCACgcgcaaaaaaaaaattgaacaaacACACACTACATTCcgaaaaatgaaaaagggatATGGGCTCTTCTGTCATCCTAAACCTGTAATGCTATTACTTGCAGTAACTGGATTTTCTATGTATGAAGAATGTTCCAGCcattcagcagctcctgcttttccaaTAGAGAGCCAAAAGTATTTCCATACAGAACAACAAAGCTAGTGCTGCCTGGACATTATGCTACATCCTGTTACAAAAAGCAAGAGCTGTTGCAGGTCTGACTGTACATTTGTATCACACAGATTCTGCTGGAATCAAAACATTTGCACTTATTCTCAGAGCCAGTGCAGGAGGCAGTCTTGACCAAAGCATTTGGATGGCATCTTAAAGAGAGATTATTCCCCTGTGACAAcccaaagcaaagcaattaAATTTGTCACAAAAACAGACTTGAAATCTGTTTCCTCACTAGTCAGCAGCAGCATGCAGACTGAGAACATAATACATGATAGAGATGGCTCTttaggttttcattttcatcatACATGCCTTTTTCACATTCAGAATACCGAGAAGGGGAACTGTCAGAACAGAAGGAATTAATTACGCACAGAAagttctgggggaaaaaagcccaaatgaAAAACCCGCAGGAGGAAAAGACAGAAGGATGTTAAACCATCTGACCAATTATGTCacttgggaaaaagaaacaaagaaataagaGATTTTTAACTCTTTACATTGGATAACATAACTTATATAAGATCCATATGTAGtacagatatatatacataaCAATTTGATGTCAAAATTTGGAAGAGAAAGCCACGCAGATTTTATATCCTATTTTTCCCTGCATAACTGGTTCAAAAGTTTTGAGAAGACACAAACAGATAAATAACTTCTGTTTACTTTTTAGAAAATCAACTTAAAACAATATAGAAGTGGATTTTTCACTGATATTTACTGCTAGATGCACAGTTTTATTCATGTTTATTCATGTTCTCCAAGCAATTGCAGTGTACATGTGACACAAGCCTTCCAGACtggtttgaaaaaaatatttcttctgattGGAAGCCTAAAAGATCACAGATAAAGCCTCAAAAGATAACTTTAGCTGATGTTTAATTCCAATTAGAATTGTCTCTTGCATGATTTATCACAGACAACTGTTCAAAAATTCCCTTCTAAATGTAATTTCCATCTAAGTAATTTAAGTttagttctttttattttattctctgtcAAATACTGAGTACTTTCATATCTCATAAGGTAAGAATGGATATCCATTATCACACCTTTTTACGTGTGCCCAGatcatttttatatttcctaTACAAAGCTTTCATCACACTTCTTCCACATGACCCTTCATAAAAGACATTCCTTTGCTAAGTTAATGAACCTGTCCCCCTCCTTTCAAGTTTAATCTCATCTCTGGTCGCGCTTACACCGTAATTTCTATAGTGAACTGTTGGGTGTGAAGGCTAGCAAGGACTATTCATATCCAAAAtgggttttattcctttttttactAACAAATAACCCTATATATAAGCAGTCAGTGTAATTATGTGGAAGACAGTTACAGTAATAAGGAAGATAAtcagtttctttattttttcatccattttttactttttctgttaAGTCCATATATATGGTCCAAATTATCTCCTGTTGTGTCTCAAAGTCGAAACATCATTCTGACTATTATGATACAAAAGCAGAATAGTAATggtaacagggaaaaaaaattgtcaccTGAAATTACTTAACTCACCAAGCATAGTAGGATAGATATCCACGAGAGATACTACATTTGGTATTTGTTGCTGTTCTCTTAAACCTGGTCCCATAACTAAAAGAGGAACATGGGAACTTCCCTCATACATGCTCATTTTATAGAACTGACGGTGTTCCATAGCAAGTTCTCCATGATCTGCAGTGAATATAACAATTGTTTTTCCAAGAAGCCCAGTATCTCGCAGAGCTGAAATAATCTCACCTGCAACATCAAAAAGGTACTGAAAAGGatacattcaaaatatttcttccaagGTCCGTCCATGCAAAGCAGCATGTAAATTTCAAGGAACCCTCCTAATCCAGTGGAGGAAACTCCTCTTTTGTTGCACATATATTTGTGCAATGAAAACACAACATATACGCCTCTATTTTGGTACGTACATTTGTGCAACAAAGACAGGGCCAAGATCAATGAAGTTGGTAGTTAAGCAAAGCACTTAGGCAtcttaaatattaaaactttaAGGATGACTCATGCCTAAACATACTAGTTAAAAGATCTTATAAAATTACAACTGCAGTGCAGTTATTTTGCAATCCCTTATTTCCTGAACCTGTAAGGATTCCATTGTTTCATTCATAAAATGAGGAGGagcatttctgtgtcttttaaTTCACTTTGCCAAGCTAATATGGTGTCCTGGTTTAGGTCATATGCCTAAAAAATTAGCTTATTTGATCATGAATTTCTTATTAGGATGCAAACAAATTCTTGTTCATTCATGGTCACTTTtcaaatcaaaaaataaaatgctggaaATTAAGACCAACTTGCATTGTAAATTTTTTATCTGTAGACCTTCCTGCAAACTCTGAAAAATTCTAAATGtacaattaattatttcttcacAACTTTCACTAATGCGCTTCTAAAGGACATTCCAAATGTAACTTTATTCTTCAGTCATTGTGTAGCAGTTGTTATCCAGTCTACACATTTGAAATCAGCTTCTAAGGAAAACAACTTATGCCCTAAAATGTATCTTTTCTTCCAGCTCAGCTTTTACAGTCTGTCCCCTTCACAAAAGTGTTTCCATTATTTCAGTTAGCACTTAATCAAAGAGATTTAGTTCCTCTTGTACATGGGTATCCTGGgtacagaggaaaagaagggtGGAATTTCCAGCACTATTTAATAACATACCACCTATGTCATGGTGGGGGCATGGTTTTCAGCAGGAGACACTTAGGTGTGTTGAAGTTGATTAGTCTTACCTCTATGGTGGAAAAGTGTGAACTGCTCCCTTAACAGTTGCTGAAATCAAGGGAGGCTGTAACTGTTTCTGAAACTCTGACAAGCTGTAACtactcctgcagcagcaggaagatgcTGCTGCCATCACGGCTGCTAGTGCTtccccactgctgccactgTCAAGGCCAGCACTTACAGAACTCTTTATTTGGATTAATTAGCTCTCCAGGCTTTGCTTTGCTCCTGTTTTCCACTGTTTCCTCCAGGCTGGAGAAAGGATAACAAATTGCAGAAACTATTTTGCctcattgctttcatttttctgagctgcaggatccagtggggaggagatggagatgaCAGGTGCCATCTTGCCTTTGTCTGGAAAAACCACACTAGGTACTCTCTGGGGggtgtttttgcttttttgttggtGAACACTCTTCCTGTGGGTGGAGCACTCTCCTCTTGTGTCctcttttatttatattgtcTTTATTGCGAGTTTTTTGGTAAAATTGTTGCTCCCACTTCTGGCCTCTCCGAgtatttcctgtgctgggaagggggtggaggaggaggggcagcTTGCATGGGTTAATTTTCCCATTGGGTTTTAAACCAGTGCAATGGGTCATGCCATATTTTGCTGCAGTCACAGGATTTTTACAGAGCTTCTAACTGCTGGCTGTGATTACTTTTCAGAGTGCTCCCAACTCAACTAAAATGGTATCCTCTCATTTATCATATAGACTGAATGAGCATCTTCCAACACCCAGACGTGAATTGTGgtgttttttctatttttttcttccaaagatcAGCCCTATCaacactttctttaaaaaatcagaactaGAAAACCCATTGTGTAATAAGACATTACTTACCCAGCATGGCATCTGTCTCTGCACACATAGCATAATAAAATGCTCTAATATTTCTCACTTCTTCCTTTGTAAACTCTCCTGTGCAATTCTTGGTGTACGATGTGTAATAGTCTACAGGATGCATCTCTGAAAGAGAAGACCACTTAGGTATTTTAACAGCTTCATAATTTACctaaaaaataagagaaaattaaCATTACTTTAGCAACTGAATTAAACAAGTTTTTtaacacagatttatttttaaaaagtatagcATAAATTCATAGTTCTCAATTTATGGCCCAGGAAACAGTAGCTGCTTATTTGTTACACCATGCAGCTACCTCCTCCATACTTCCCCACAGTTCcacaggtaattttttttttttaacctatgAAAATCAACTAGAAACTAAGGCTAGGAGCCACAAATATGTGCTTCACCAACTGCTGTATATTTTTAAGAGAGATATCACAGAACACTCTTCTAGAGTAGGTACAGAATATTGGCAGAGAGTCTTTGTAATTATAGAATAAGTATGAACCTATGGATATAAAAGATTGTGTGTTATGTGGGACTAGAGAACAACATGGAAAACCATGTAGTCTGGGAAAGCCTCCAGGACAGTGATGACAAGTCTTGGCATCGTAATAAAAAGAACTCACTACATTAATCCAATTTTCTAATACTTTCTACATGTTTCTACATAGGTCAATCTATTTAGTTATAAAGAAATGTAACATCAGTATGAAACCAAAAAGCCAATCTATTTGTATATTCAAACTGTGCATAGTCACAGATACTGTCTGCTTCAGTACTAGCTCTAGAGTCTTGAAATTTGACATACACATTTAGCCTTGGCTCTCATACTTGTAAATATTCTCTTAAATAAAAGGGAACTTGAGGCAATTTCCTCTTGTACTTTCACTTGTTACTTGGAGGAAAAGCCAGCCAGCTAAACAAGCTGATAAATCTGCAAGAGCTCTACTACCCACAAAAGTAAAACCTGGCTTTGTAACAGTCAAATAGACACAACAAAATATAAGTTTCCTTAGGATCTATAGAAAAAACCCTGCCAGAAAAAGTCattaagataaaataataatgctTTGGTCATTTTCTTGCTCCTCAAGGTCCTTGGCTACATTTTGGAGTTACATTTTGGACTTTGCAAATGGTACTTATCAGCCGCTTAAGATAAGAGAGCAAAAAGTGTCCCTTTCCATCCATGATTCTTTTCTACAGGACTTCAGCCTAGTTTTAAATATTCACAAAGCCACAATCCCTTTGTCTGTCTATGGTAATGTCCTGGGTAACCCAAAATGTTACTGTACTACATATCTATTTGTGCCATAAGATTGTTACTGTGCCTTTAAGACCTGAAGTATGGCTGGAACAAGaactgcagggcagccaggaggtTCCAGTTTCTTTAAAAGGTCAAGAAACCCAAGCTGACTTCCTCTTCTGCTGAAGGAGGAGACACTGCTTCAGAGGAGCCTGATATGGGTGAATTTCTGGGCTTCCAACTGTAGCAACTTGGAAGAACTGCATTTAGTGAACAGAAACTGTATTTCCAGTTATCTTTGCAAACTCTAGGCAGTGAAGCTTGATCAGGGGGTTGGGCCACCCCACATCAGTGTCCAGAGACCAGTTTCCCCTGCTCCCTTCTCTAGCACACCAGCAGATCAGAAGGCACCAGCACCAACACCAGTGGAATCCGGTGGGTGCAAGAGGAAGCAGCAAACAGCGGTGCTGACCCCACATGTGCCAGAACTTCCCATCTGCCACTAGACCTTCGTAAGCTTCAGCCTTCCCAGGAGGGGTTGCTGCCATCCATTCCCTTTGTTTCTTGGAGTGCATGGTGGCAGGTGCCACCCTGGAAAGAGCCTGATGCCACTTTCCCTTTACCCCCTGCAGGCAGTCAGCAGCGGGGGGCTGTCAGATTAGAAGGGGGCTGCACCCCACCAGTTTGGGATCTCTTTGTTCCTGTGGAGCTCCTGTGATTCAGCAAGTTTGTATCCAGTGATTATTCACTGCTATTTTTTGCATGTTGCTGTTTCACTTGTTagtaaatttatattttcacttGTATCTATTGGTATTGGTTCCTTATTGGTGGAAAGGGATTGGTTGAAACTAAGGGGAGGAGCTCATTTCAGAATGTCTACCTCTTTGAATTGTCTTACCAAGACACATATTTCACAACTAGGAAAGAAGCCACATGCCCTGAAAAATGACAACTTGTGCGAAACCTAGAGGACCATCTGGTTGACAACACAGTGTTTCACAAACATACTGTGTTGATACTCTGATCTGTATTACAGCCCAAATAAACAGGACATTTAATTCAGTTCTTCACTTGTGTGATCAAACTTCTTCATGAGATTGCCTCTGTGATTTTAAAAGACTGCTTCTTCCATGACCAAAAAGGAGCTACACTGCAGAAGAACTGGCCAATG is part of the Camarhynchus parvulus chromosome Z, STF_HiC, whole genome shotgun sequence genome and harbors:
- the ARSK gene encoding arylsulfatase K, with the translated sequence MRDCGPLRDGGPLGIAGVALLLMAAGTGARPRPAAPGDQPRSNVVLVACDSLDGRLTFLPGNHTVDLPSINFMKRHGTVFLNAYTNSPICCPSRAAMWSGLFTHITESWNNFKGLNPDYVTWMDLMEKHGYHTQKFGKLDFTSGHHSVSNRVEAWTRDVNFLLRQEGRPMVKLTGHRKQFRVMEKDWQNVDKAVNWIKEEAVNFTQPFILYLGLNLPHPYPSPYAGENFGSSTFLTSPYWLEKVNYEAVKIPKWSSLSEMHPVDYYTSYTKNCTGEFTKEEVRNIRAFYYAMCAETDAMLGEIISALRDTGLLGKTIVIFTADHGELAMEHRQFYKMSMYEGSSHVPLLVMGPGLREQQQIPNVVSLVDIYPTMLDIARIPVPQNLSGYSLIPLLREKAESEESPRGARPSWVLSEFHGCNVNSSVYMLRTGKWKYITYSDGSSVLPQLFDLTADPDELTNLAIKFPVTVHSLDKILRSIVNYPKVSSSVHEYNKQQFISWKQSLGQNYSSVIANLRWHQDWLKDPKKYENAIDKWLGDVDALLGIH